A region of Rhodospirillales bacterium DNA encodes the following proteins:
- a CDS encoding tail fiber protein: MADDMFAESLAKGWVLGEIRAFAFPYDPSSRFCQMLARAGWMYADGRSLTHRAHHDLWEVIQNRWGTTEAGSQFNIPDLRGRFIRGDFSNATPDDGVRASHFNDQRAASNAGGEATGVGSLQMSAVGPHRNGLIHGVPLGNLPASSPFWAACYVGSGYGEANPPAVVEQGLETRPQNVALSYWIFAGRP; this comes from the coding sequence ATGGCCGATGACATGTTTGCCGAATCGCTAGCGAAGGGATGGGTGTTGGGAGAGATCCGCGCCTTCGCGTTCCCGTATGACCCGAGCAGCCGCTTCTGCCAGATGCTGGCGCGCGCCGGTTGGATGTACGCCGATGGCCGCTCGCTCACCCATCGGGCTCATCACGATCTTTGGGAGGTGATTCAGAACCGGTGGGGGACGACGGAAGCAGGCAGCCAGTTCAACATCCCCGACCTCCGTGGCCGCTTCATACGCGGCGACTTCTCGAACGCGACGCCTGACGACGGCGTCCGCGCCAGCCATTTCAACGACCAGCGCGCCGCATCCAACGCCGGCGGCGAGGCCACCGGCGTCGGCAGCCTCCAGATGAGCGCCGTCGGCCCGCACCGCAACGGTCTCATCCATGGCGTGCCGCTCGGCAACCTGCCCGCCAGCAGCCCGTTCTGGGCGGCTTGCTATGTCGGTTCCGGCTACGGCGAAGCCAATCCGCCCGCCGTGGTCGAGCAGGGCCTCGAGACGCGGCCGCAGAACGTCGCCCTATCCTATTGGATCTTCGCCGGCCGTCCCTGA